The following coding sequences are from one Rhinoraja longicauda isolate Sanriku21f chromosome 37, sRhiLon1.1, whole genome shotgun sequence window:
- the LOC144610521 gene encoding C-type lectin domain family 17, member A-like produces the protein MEDYENLPVFQVGGDNGDGYQPERMKPGLRRQRQDSARRNVSPWIVYTLLGLCILLSCLALGIAFILMIQMSEMKRRDADFPMELSQWKSNVTGTFENVSSSLSELQAAILLLRASASTLLAFGQWNCFNQRLYYFSSNYETWDGALKICAAIKAELLVINSKEERDYIRNNTNVRNWIGLHDSAVEGTWRWVDGTDYETNVKFWQDDQPNGNKEEDCAVVEKDGSWHDWPCSSRHAVICEQPAQ, from the exons ATGGAGGATTATGAAAATCTCCCTGTGTTTCAGGTCGGAGGGGACAATGGTGATGGATATCAGCCGGAAAGAATGAAGCCAG GACTTCGTCGCCAACGACAAGATTCCGCTCGAAGAAATGTCTCACCGTGGATCGTCTACACTCTTCTCGGCCTCTGCATCCTGCTGTCCTGCCTGGCACTTGGTATTGCGTTTATACTGA TGATACAGATGAGTGAAATGAAGAGGCGAGATGCTGATTTTCCAATGGAACTGTCCCAATGGAAGAGTAATG TTACAGGAACCTTTGAGAATGTATCCAGCTCACTCTCCGAACTTCAAGCTGCGATTTTACTGCTGAGGGCGA GTGCGTCCACTCTCCTCGCCTTTGGCCAATGGAATTGCTTCAATCAACGACTTTATTATTTCTCATCAAATTACGAGACGTGGGATGGAGCTCTAAAAATCTGTGCCGCAATAAAAGCTGAACTCCTGGTCATTAACAGTAAGGAGGAGCGG GATTATATCCGGAATAACACAAATGTGCGCAACTGGATAGGCCTCCATGACTCTGCTGTAGAAGGCACCTGGCGCTGGGTGGACGGCACGGATTACGAAACAAATGTCAA GTTTTGGCAGGATGATCAACCCAATGGTAATAAGGAGGAAGACTGCGCAGTGGTCGAGAAAGATGGATCGTGGCACGATTGGCCATGCAGTTCCAGGCACGCCGTCATCTGTGAACAACCAGCGCAGTGA